The segment ATTGCCAGAGGATCTGACCAAGTGAAAAGATGTCTCGTTCAGTTCTATACGGGCCTCGGAACAccacatctagaatattgtggTCAGCTCTGGTCTCTCCCCCATAGAATGTTTGTCTATGCTATAGAAGGTGTGCCACGAAACGTTCTCAGATGTACTCACTCCTGTACTCACTGGATTGTCTTGTGAAAGTGTGTACATAAACGGGGCTTTACTCTATCCAGGGGAGAAGAACGGGGGGTGATCTCACTGCAGCCTATGCAGTTCTACTACTGCTTGGTGGGGTAGATGCAGGGAATATATTTGTCCTGTCTTGGGCGTCCGGGACCAGGGGTCGCAGTCTCGGAATTAGTGACTTGTTATTCGGAAAGCTTaattctttctgaagaagggtctcgacccgaaacgtcacccattccttctctcccgagatgctgcctgacctgctgagttactccagcattttgtgaataaatcgatttgtaccagcatctgcagttattttcttaagcttaATTCTTATCTCAGCTTTCCCTTCCTCTTGGTTACGGATGTTGTGGGATTGACTGAAGGAAGTGAAACGTACTGATACTGAAAAAACGGGTTCTGGAAGATGCAGCGCGCTCCTTGCTGTTTAACCCTGGAAAGATTATTCGCCGAATCGTCCGTACTTCCCATTTCATGGAACGCCGGAATTATGCAATGGTTCGCCGGAGCAATGTCGATGTGGATTTTAGGGACTTCCAGGCGCCCCCTGATTTCCGGACTGACTCTCCCGCTACCCTTTAAAAGGTTGAGGGAGTGCAAGCTGCTCAGTCACCGGGCCCCAGCCAGCACTTCCATCCAAAGAAGCACCATGAAGGCAGCGCTCTGTGTCGTTGCCCTTGTAGGAGCCCTGGTGATCTGCACTTTCCAGAATGTTGCAGCCGCCCCGCGTAAGAGACTTTCCTTATTCCTAATATTCCGGCTTCTCCTGATCATGAACCGCGAGCTGCTCATTGCTGTTTTCCTCCGTCTGGCGGTGTCGTTGAATAGCTCCCATTACAATAATCTCCTCACTATTTGGAGGGAAGAATAGGGAACAATACAACTGCATCTGAGGGGGTGAGAGGTTAGCAGACGGGAAAATTGTATTGATGGTGAGGGGTCTGAAATAGTTGGAGGAGGGGTTGGCCAACTAGTGTAAAACACGGACACCTCCACAGAGCCGAGGGcagcaatgccccccccccccccccttgctctgcATTTTGTGTAAACGTGAGGCAATACGGTAACCTGCGATGGAAAATGCTGAAAAATCCCTCAGTGTATAAcgttctcccttcctccctctctcccagctgGTTCGATACCCCTGGAATGCTGTGAGACGTTTAAGACCACTCCTATTCGTCACCGGAGGCTTAAAAGTTACAGGGCAGCTCCCTGGTGCTCGACTCCCACTGTCATGTAAGTATTTAAATGTGTTGCTCCAAAGTGTGCTTGAACAAGTGGTGAGCGACTATTCGGTAATCATACCTGCTTGGTTTGCTTCAGATTCGTCAACCGGAGGAATATGAAGATTTGCACCAGAGCCGGCGAGAGATGGGTCAAAGTTGCAATGAACTATCTGGACAGGAAAAACAAGAAGGCTAAGACGAGGTGAAAACTCTGCACTCCAACGGACTGCCAAGAATCGTTCGTGAAAGTCGGTTCCATCCCCTCAGGCTCACTGTTGTGGATGAAAGCGTCATTGGGTCCACATTGGGTCCACATCCTACAAAGGTCGGATTAGTGCCTGATTCGTTGTAAAATTGTAGATCATTGAGTTTTCACTCGTTCTCCTTGTAAACTAGACAGTATATCCTGCATATTATGTTGATTTATTTGTAGTTCTGTATTTATCTTTTATTTGTCGAGTTGCTCAGTGTTAATAAACTTTGAACATGCTCTGGGCGATTAATGTGTGAGCTTTGATCTGCGTGACCGTACCTGCAAGGGTTCAGGCTGTGGTCAGAGAATCGATGGGAGCGATCCTGCATACGGGGGGCGGTGGGCATGCGGTCGGTGGAAGAAGAAGGGTCCGTATCATTCCTTTCAAAGATAGCGCGGAAAGGGAGGAAAGTTGTCCGGATAAGAAACCTGAGAAATGGATATAACCTCTGGTAATTTACATCTTATTTATGCTACGATAGTGCACTTGCTTCCTCAATCTTAGCCGATCAGAGAAACTGCGGAGAGTTAAGACCCCACCACTGATCGCTAGGAAGGTAGTTGTTCATCCCAACGATTTTCTCAGCTCAAtaatgtcacctctcagcctcctaccacggtggcgcagctggtggagctgctgcctcacattgccagagacccgggttcgattctgattgtgtgcagtttgcacgtcctcctcgGACCGCTtggatttcctccagatgctccggtttcctctcatatccacAACACGTGcgcgttggtaggttaattgtcctctgtaaattgcccagagtgtgtaggaaaggGATGAGTAAATGGAATATCattgaattagtgtgaacgggtggtcgacgcGGTGGGCAGACGGGACTATTTCCTTGCTGTTTCTCTCAACATATCTCTACAAAGGTGGTGACAGTAGAGACGATTATCAACACTTACAGAGGAATCTTAAACGTGtgtcaaaaacaaaacaaaggctGAAAAGGAGGTTAACCAACCTGGGAAAAAACACCTTTAACCTTGATTAAGACGGGAACTGGCAGGAAATGTGGAATTGAAACAAATCGACAGCGCCTGAAAATTGCCTACTGTTCAACAGCAAAGCTGGAAGGACTGGTGGGTGGGCCGAGTAAAACCCGCGCTACGTTATCACTGGATGACTAATACGCGGATATTGGGTACATAGATGAGTCAGACTGAGAAAGCAAAGAGGGCGAGAAGAGGGTGAAAAACAATAATAGGAGCTAGTCCGAACTAACGTTCAAACTGAATGGAGAATAAATAACCAATTAGCTCAGCTGGATGATCAAGCTGAAACCACAGAAACCACTGTCAGGATTATACTACCATAGAATTACAAGAAACAGGAGCCAGGATGAAACAGCCAGCTGGAGAGCTATTGTCTACCCAGAACACCCGGCTGTGGGCTCAGGATGCTGGCCAACTTGATTTACCCGAGACTGAAGTAAGACAAATGGCTGCCTTAAGTACAGATACACTTGTGGCAGCAATACCTGTCGGTAATAGACACATAATCCCTGGCACTAGATCACTTAGACCCTGAGAGACTGCTACCCCATGGTCACAGATTGGGAATCAGAACCTCACTCCTGGCACACAGTTCGAGAAGCTATTTCTAGATTATGGTGCAAGGTTTCTCATATGGAGATGTTTATGTAGTTTTTTGAATGTCCGGAGGCTGAAAGATTTAGTGGCATGTGTAGCTGTCTGACAAGAAGAGGGCCCACCCCTCTGCTGAAATCTTGTTAGTTGTGCTTTAGGGAGGATTGTAATAGGCTGCTGTGCTTGGCAACTGGAGACGCTAAAAGGGGAATTGGTTAAAACTAAGGCAGCCAAATCTAGGACAAAAAAAGACTGAAAATAAAGGGAAAACGGGGCGAAACCAAAATAAGCAGGAGCTTACTCAGAAAGAGATGTTTTTGGAGCCTAGACAGAGATATATGAATTATCGCTGGACATGGATGAGGTGCCAGATGACTGGAGAATGACTAATGTCGCTCCACTATTTAAGAAGAGTTTCAAATAAAACCCTGggcactatagaccagtgagcctaccaTCTGTAGTAGACAAGTTACTGGAAAGCATACCGATGGATAAGATATATGTACATTTGGATAGACCGAGGCTAATTGGAGATGGTCAACAGTGGCTCGGCTGGTTGAGCGGTTGCCTGACAGCacgagagaccctggttcgatcctgaccttgggtgctgtctgtattaagttactacattctccctgtgactgtgtaggtttcctccggggacTATGGTTTCCTGTCACATCCCAAATAtgcgtgggtttgtgggttaattggcctctgtaaattgcccctagcgtgtaagaAGTGGAtggaaatgtgggataacatataattaatgtgacagacacaaaatgctggagtaactcagcgggacaggcagcatctctgaagagaaggcatgggtgacatttcgggtcgagatccttcttcagactgaactagtaTGATTtgacaggaaaataactgcagacgctggtacaaatcgaaagtatcacaaaatgctggagtaactcagcaggtcaggcggcatctctggagagaaggaatgggtgacgtttcgggtcgagacccttcttcagaactaaccaagaaggttgacacGGGCAAGGCCGTGAACATTCTCTATGTGGACTACAGCAAGTCCTTTGATATGGCTCCGCATGATAGGCTGCTATGGAAGGTAAGATTGCCGGACACATAATTGGCTTCGTTGATTGGAGCAGGGGATGGCGGTGGAAGGACATTTTTCAAACTGgatgccttcagtctgaagaagggtctcgatccgaaacgtcacccattccttctctccagagatgctacctgacccgctgagttactccagcattttgtggtaactAGTATgattggatgatcaatggtcagcattgactcggtgaacgaaaatgcctgtttccatgctgtatcactaaactaaactaaacatggtttTGTATGGGATGATCGTATCTCAttaatttgattgatttttttgaagaactaaccaagaaggttgacacGGGCAAGGCCATGAACATTCTCTATATGGACAAAAGCAAGTCCTTTGATAAGGCTCCGCACgaaaggctgctctggaagataagATTGCCGGACACATAATTGGCTTCATTGATAGAAGCAGAGGATGGcggtggaaggttatttttcaaactggaggcctgtgcTAGTGGCGCTGGTGATTGGTGCCTGGCCCGTTGCTCTTTGTGGTTTAtttcatgatttagatgagaatgtgcaaggcatgattaatagttttgcagataacactaaagtaGGTGACAAGTGACACCCCTCCCTGAGTAAAATGCTTGGTGACAGGGGCAAGGAAAAGGTGAATATGAAAAATGAATAGTCATACTCGCAGCATGGCAGAGAAATAGCAAGAAAGGGTCAAATTAGCTGCAGTGGAATGCGCACAGGATAGGGAATGTAAAACGCCATGCATGAGAATGGTGGAAATGGTGTTGCC is part of the Rhinoraja longicauda isolate Sanriku21f chromosome 6, sRhiLon1.1, whole genome shotgun sequence genome and harbors:
- the LOC144594823 gene encoding eotaxin-like; translation: MKAALCVVALVGALVICTFQNVAAAPPGSIPLECCETFKTTPIRHRRLKSYRAAPWCSTPTVIFVNRRNMKICTRAGERWVKVAMNYLDRKNKKAKTR